A genome region from Bacillaceae bacterium IKA-2 includes the following:
- a CDS encoding SCO family protein, whose translation MKKNRQTSFSCFLVLLFGFGLFYIGTDGFSAYTAETARLNKLVEQRPVFPDVTFEDSNGRIYPVSEFKDKYIFITFFYTACWTVCPQLEINMGEVYDQIPNQYIGEDILFLSISFDPERDTPEVLDTYKNYFDADGETWRMARINDPVELKSLTDEFGIIVIPDGNGNFVHNSAFYVVDREGALIDVMDYTKIDEAAQRVITILESDRGDKQ comes from the coding sequence ATGAAAAAAAATCGACAAACTTCATTTTCTTGTTTTCTTGTTTTATTATTTGGATTTGGACTGTTCTATATTGGGACTGATGGATTTAGCGCTTATACTGCTGAAACAGCGAGGTTGAATAAGTTAGTCGAGCAAAGGCCAGTATTTCCTGATGTAACGTTTGAAGACAGCAATGGACGTATCTATCCTGTTTCTGAGTTTAAGGATAAATATATTTTTATTACATTTTTTTATACAGCCTGTTGGACTGTTTGTCCGCAATTGGAAATAAATATGGGTGAAGTATATGATCAAATACCAAATCAATACATCGGTGAAGATATCTTGTTTTTGAGTATCAGCTTTGATCCCGAAAGAGATACCCCGGAGGTGTTAGATACTTACAAAAATTATTTTGATGCTGATGGAGAAACGTGGCGGATGGCCAGAATAAACGATCCAGTAGAATTAAAGTCTTTAACAGATGAGTTTGGTATTATTGTTATTCCAGATGGAAATGGAAATTTCGTTCACAATTCGGCGTTCTATGTAGTTGATAGAGAAGGCGCGCTTATCGATGTTATGGATTATACTAAAATTGATGAGGCGGCACAAAGAGTTATAACAATTTTAGAAAGTGATAGGGGGGATAAACAATGA
- a CDS encoding cbb3-type cytochrome c oxidase subunit I — translation METAKTTFKEKANKALGISPEDALISKSYLIVSFTALLLGGLLGLLQGLNRAGLLELPSWFNYYQVLTAHGILLILVFTAFFTIGYFYAVLSHCLGGLLPKVRKMAWIGFGMKIFGFVLAVIPIIMNEATVMFTFYPPMAASPIFYFGLVFIVLGVWMLAFGAFLQVANWRKNNKGQHVPILAYFATGVFVLLFFGSIPVTIEVLMIIPWALGWVETINVMLARTLFWAFGHTLVNIWYLVAVSAWYVVVPKIIGGRRFSDTLTRVVIMLLVVMNIPGGFHHQIVDPGIAESVKYLHVFMSLAIGFPSLMTAYAMFSVFEKTARKKGGTGIFSWFKKLPWGDVRFLAPMIAMIAFIPGGAGGIVQSMNQLNQVVHNTMWVVGHFHITLGTSAVLTFFGICYWLVPYISGRVLTPKMNKLGVIQTIFWTVGMIFMSGSMHWVGLLGSPRRTSYTTYSDNATALSWDPYLMFLAIGGTLLMIGVIIQVYAVFNMMFFAPKGETEFPIAKAEDDAVKTPYWTERWGMIIVVMLLLVAMGYVIPIVEFIVNAPPGSPPFKTW, via the coding sequence GTGGAAACAGCAAAAACAACATTTAAAGAAAAAGCAAATAAAGCACTAGGTATAAGTCCAGAAGATGCTCTTATCTCGAAATCATATCTAATTGTATCGTTTACAGCATTACTTCTAGGCGGACTTTTAGGTTTATTACAAGGTTTAAACCGCGCAGGTCTTTTGGAATTGCCATCATGGTTTAACTACTATCAAGTTCTAACAGCACATGGCATACTTTTAATTCTTGTGTTTACAGCATTCTTTACGATTGGATATTTCTATGCAGTACTTTCGCATTGCTTAGGAGGGCTTCTTCCAAAAGTTAGAAAGATGGCTTGGATCGGTTTTGGAATGAAAATTTTCGGTTTTGTATTAGCAGTCATTCCGATAATTATGAATGAAGCAACGGTAATGTTTACATTTTATCCACCAATGGCAGCATCACCTATTTTCTACTTTGGTTTAGTATTTATTGTATTGGGTGTATGGATGTTGGCATTTGGGGCATTTCTTCAAGTTGCTAACTGGAGAAAAAATAATAAAGGCCAGCATGTTCCAATCCTTGCCTACTTTGCTACTGGTGTATTTGTTTTATTATTCTTCGGTAGTATCCCAGTAACAATTGAAGTTTTAATGATTATTCCTTGGGCACTAGGTTGGGTAGAGACAATCAATGTCATGCTTGCTCGAACATTATTTTGGGCTTTTGGGCATACATTAGTAAACATTTGGTATTTAGTAGCGGTATCAGCTTGGTATGTCGTTGTACCAAAAATTATCGGTGGAAGACGATTTAGTGATACGTTAACTCGTGTCGTCATTATGCTTTTAGTAGTAATGAATATTCCTGGAGGGTTTCACCATCAAATCGTTGACCCAGGGATTGCAGAATCAGTGAAGTATTTACATGTATTTATGAGTCTAGCAATTGGTTTTCCTTCATTAATGACTGCATATGCAATGTTTTCCGTGTTTGAAAAAACGGCAAGAAAAAAAGGCGGAACTGGAATATTCAGTTGGTTTAAAAAATTACCATGGGGTGATGTTCGCTTCCTCGCACCAATGATTGCCATGATTGCTTTTATTCCAGGTGGAGCAGGCGGTATTGTTCAAAGTATGAATCAATTAAATCAAGTCGTTCATAATACGATGTGGGTTGTTGGTCATTTCCATATCACTCTTGGAACGTCTGCGGTTCTTACCTTCTTTGGAATTTGTTATTGGTTAGTTCCTTATATATCAGGCCGCGTACTGACACCTAAAATGAATAAATTAGGAGTTATCCAAACGATTTTCTGGACAGTTGGTATGATATTTATGTCAGGATCAATGCACTGGGTTGGTCTTTTAGGATCACCACGTCGAACATCCTATACAACATATTCTGACAATGCAACAGCATTGAGCTGGGATCCGTATTTGATGTTTTTAGCTATCGGAGGAACGTTATTAATGATCGGTGTTATTATCCAAGTTTATGCCGTCTTTAATATGATGTTCTTTGCTCCAAAAGGTGAAACTGAATTTCCGATTGCAAAAGCAGAGGATGATGCTGTGAAAACGCCATATTGGACTGAGCGTTGGGGTATGATCATCGTAGTCATGTTGTTGCTTGTTGCAATGGGTTACGTGATACCAATAGTTGAATTTATCGTTAATGCACCACCAGGATCACCACCATTTAAAACCTGGTAA
- a CDS encoding cytochrome c oxidase subunit II — MKMHLDEKIWLILSFGLIMGFMLITGYQTFVLGMGPPSHMETIDPQKVDETAPFDNPGITQIGENEYEVVMTLAVFSFNPSNIEIPAGATVHFTLTSKDVIHGIQVAGTNINAMVTPGHIQKITQKFDKPGEYLVLCNEYCGTGHQFMATTITVK; from the coding sequence ATGAAAATGCACCTTGATGAAAAAATATGGCTGATCTTAAGCTTCGGTTTGATAATGGGATTTATGCTAATTACTGGCTATCAGACATTTGTCTTAGGAATGGGGCCGCCAAGTCATATGGAAACAATTGATCCACAAAAGGTCGATGAAACCGCTCCATTTGATAATCCAGGAATTACTCAAATTGGAGAAAATGAATATGAAGTTGTCATGACGTTAGCGGTATTTAGTTTTAATCCTAGTAATATTGAAATTCCTGCGGGGGCAACTGTCCATTTCACATTGACTTCAAAAGATGTGATCCACGGTATCCAAGTTGCAGGAACAAATATAAATGCAATGGTTACACCCGGACATATTCAAAAAATCACGCAAAAATTCGATAAACCAGGTGAATATTTAGTCTTATGTAATGAATATTGCGGAACCGGTCATCAATTTATGGCAACTACGATAACGGTTAAATAA
- the cyoE gene encoding heme o synthase — MRKDEKPFRENEADQALVTKQKKSNIFSDLRSLIKAPVLISNVLPVFTGFWLAIYFTNGSFIDYLDVFLLTIIGSTFVMAGALIINNWYDVDIDRVMERTQNRPTVTGAISLNVVLTMGIIFTIIGFICLLFTSIEATIYAFIGWFTYVVLYTMWSKRRFTLNTVIGSVSGAVTPLIGWAAIESAAHIVPIVLFLILFIWQMPHTFAIAIKKSEEYKLARVAMLPVVHGLEMTKRQIVVYVFCLLPLPLYLFSLGTTFVIIATGLNVAWLAVSIYGFFTKDNLKWARIVFLFSVNYIMILFLMMIIVTLPI, encoded by the coding sequence ATGCGTAAAGACGAAAAACCTTTTAGAGAGAATGAAGCAGATCAAGCTTTAGTAACGAAACAAAAAAAATCTAACATTTTTTCTGATCTAAGGTCACTTATTAAAGCGCCTGTTTTGATTTCTAATGTATTACCTGTTTTTACTGGTTTTTGGTTAGCGATATATTTTACAAATGGATCCTTTATTGATTACTTGGATGTATTTTTGCTAACGATAATTGGAAGTACATTTGTGATGGCCGGTGCACTGATCATCAATAACTGGTATGACGTTGATATAGATAGAGTTATGGAAAGAACACAAAATCGCCCGACGGTAACAGGTGCTATTTCATTGAACGTTGTATTAACGATGGGAATTATTTTTACAATTATTGGTTTTATTTGTTTACTTTTTACAAGCATTGAGGCAACCATTTATGCATTTATAGGGTGGTTTACCTATGTTGTCCTATATACAATGTGGTCAAAACGACGTTTTACATTAAATACGGTGATCGGAAGTGTCTCTGGTGCAGTGACTCCTTTGATAGGCTGGGCAGCGATAGAGTCGGCTGCTCATATTGTCCCGATTGTTTTGTTTCTAATTTTATTTATTTGGCAAATGCCCCATACATTTGCTATTGCGATAAAAAAATCTGAAGAATATAAATTGGCCAGAGTTGCCATGCTTCCAGTTGTACACGGTTTAGAAATGACAAAACGGCAAATTGTTGTTTATGTATTTTGTTTATTACCATTACCTCTTTATTTATTTTCGCTCGGGACAACCTTTGTTATCATTGCAACAGGACTTAATGTTGCTTGGTTAGCTGTTAGTATCTATGGATTTTTTACAAAAGATAATCTAAAATGGGCACGTATTGTTTTTTTGTTTTCTGTAAATTATATAATGATTCTGTTTCTGATGATGATCATTGTTACATTGCCAATTTAA
- a CDS encoding MATE family efflux transporter: protein MKIQVKTMKHVDTRKGKIQLFVKILWPIMVTQISLYSMNLVDTMMSGRVGTDDLAGVAIGSSVWMPVFTGINGIMLAVTTIVAQLIGRGQRDKISNSVTQAMYLSIVLSILVVISGIFFLEPILSFMNLTAAVSHISFHYLIGLSFGIIPLFLASVLRNFFDGQGFTRITMIITVAAVPFNILLNYGFIFGNFGLPALGGIGAGYATAATYWIILFLSIWMTFRLEVVRHYKLFVSWMKPSWKTWKEQLSIGVPIGLSIFFEASIFSVVTLLMAMMFATVTIAAHQIALSFTSLIFMIPLSISMALTIVVGFSVGGKKIEAAKQYARLGVLGGIAILAVGAVFLYFFREKIAYLYTDDQEVVMMAGQFFILAIFYQLSDAAQSGLQGVLRGYKDVQVPFITAFISYWIIGIPVGYYLASFTEFGPFGLWVGITLGLTCAAIGFFVRLQIVQRRAELQANSQTESK from the coding sequence ATGAAAATACAGGTGAAAACGATGAAGCATGTAGACACACGAAAAGGGAAAATCCAATTATTTGTAAAGATTTTATGGCCAATTATGGTGACGCAAATTAGTTTGTACTCCATGAACCTCGTTGATACGATGATGTCTGGAAGAGTTGGGACGGACGATTTAGCAGGTGTTGCGATCGGTTCTAGCGTCTGGATGCCGGTTTTTACTGGGATCAACGGAATAATGTTAGCTGTGACGACAATTGTTGCCCAGTTGATTGGCCGTGGACAGCGTGATAAAATTTCAAATTCCGTTACCCAAGCAATGTACTTATCGATTGTTCTCTCAATTCTTGTGGTAATTAGTGGAATATTTTTCCTTGAACCAATTTTGTCGTTTATGAATTTAACGGCGGCTGTGAGCCATATTTCTTTTCATTACTTGATCGGGTTATCCTTTGGAATAATACCTTTATTTTTGGCTTCTGTTCTTCGTAATTTCTTTGATGGACAAGGATTTACACGGATAACGATGATTATTACGGTAGCTGCTGTCCCATTTAATATTTTATTAAACTACGGCTTTATTTTTGGGAACTTTGGATTGCCAGCACTAGGTGGAATTGGAGCTGGATACGCCACGGCAGCAACATATTGGATCATCCTTTTTTTAAGTATCTGGATGACATTCAGGCTAGAAGTGGTCAGACACTACAAGCTTTTTGTCAGTTGGATGAAGCCATCTTGGAAAACGTGGAAGGAGCAGCTTTCAATTGGGGTTCCAATCGGGCTTTCAATTTTCTTTGAGGCTAGTATTTTTTCAGTCGTTACGTTACTTATGGCGATGATGTTTGCGACAGTAACAATAGCGGCCCATCAGATTGCGCTGAGTTTCACTTCACTGATCTTCATGATTCCGTTAAGCATCTCGATGGCCTTAACGATCGTTGTAGGCTTTTCTGTTGGTGGTAAAAAGATCGAAGCTGCAAAGCAATATGCTCGACTTGGCGTACTTGGAGGGATTGCAATTCTGGCAGTAGGTGCAGTATTCCTCTACTTTTTCAGGGAGAAAATCGCATACCTTTACACAGATGATCAGGAAGTTGTTATGATGGCAGGTCAATTCTTTATTCTGGCGATCTTTTATCAACTATCAGATGCTGCTCAATCAGGATTGCAAGGAGTACTGAGAGGGTATAAAGATGTCCAAGTTCCGTTTATAACTGCATTTATTTCCTACTGGATTATTGGGATTCCAGTAGGTTATTACCTTGCATCATTTACGGAATTTGGACCATTTGGCCTATGGGTTGGAATTACCTTAGGACTCACATGTGCTGCGATCGGTTTTTTTGTTCGACTCCAAATTGTTCAGCGGCGGGCAGAATTACAAGCTAATTCTCAAACTGAATCTAAATAA